The following proteins come from a genomic window of Alphaproteobacteria bacterium:
- a CDS encoding CDP-alcohol phosphatidyltransferase family protein: MLRITSKVDSIVNILLNNEGTQLKSCLKKVSLPNSSISSVPNLISLLRILILPFMLYFMYQRTQEGLKIAFGLFVIGSVSDVLDGYLARSLKSETKFGAMLDQISDKIFVISTFLMMAILKWMKNVDLIPVFLILFRDFAISGLRQFYKMRVDIFGKFKTVFQIITLFLIFLSVFSGGLYGLERVFLWVSCLLGLLSFLNYLRYM, encoded by the coding sequence ATGCTCAGAATAACGAGCAAAGTTGATTCGATTGTTAATATTTTGTTAAATAACGAAGGGACACAATTAAAGTCATGTTTGAAAAAAGTCAGTTTACCTAACAGCTCTATTTCGAGTGTTCCAAATCTTATTTCTCTATTGAGAATTCTGATACTGCCATTTATGCTGTATTTTATGTATCAGAGAACACAAGAGGGTTTAAAAATTGCATTTGGGTTGTTTGTTATAGGCTCAGTGTCTGATGTCTTAGATGGTTACTTGGCTCGTTCTTTAAAGAGCGAAACGAAATTTGGCGCTATGCTTGATCAAATCTCTGATAAGATTTTTGTTATCAGTACATTTTTGATGATGGCTATTTTGAAGTGGATGAAGAATGTAGATTTGATCCCTGTCTTTCTTATATTATTTAGGGATTTTGCAATCTCAGGGTTGCGTCAATTTTATAAAATGCGCGTTGATATTTTTGGAAAATTTAAGACGGTGTTTCAAATTATTACACTTTTTCTTATTTTTCTTTCGGTTTTTTCTGGTGGTTTGTATGGGCTGGAGCGCGTGTTTTTATGGGTTTCTTGCTTACTAGGACTTTTAAGTTTTCTAAATTATTTAAGATATATGTGA